TTTTCAGACGACCGAGAGAacgcaacgcgcgcgcaccacgtTACGTGCCACAGTTTCCCCCAAAGGTGGCGGCCCCtccccacagcagcagctcgatcgcgCACTCAAGCAAGCAAACGCTCGCTCACGGATTGTACGTGTGTAGTAGAAAGCGGTCGTCGGTGTAGTCGGAAAATTGGATTAACTCTCccgccggttgctggtggtgccccTTAATTATTGTAGCAAAGCACAGTTTCCGACGTTAGGCACAGCACCTGCTGCCCAGCCCTAGAACGCgaatcgtcgatcgatcatcagcatcagcagcagcagcaacagcttcatcATGAGGGAAATTGTGCATCTACAGGCTGGCCAGTGCGGTAACCAAATCGGATCGAAGGTATGTACGTGCCACGAGGGGTTCCACGTCTTCAAAGATGTGCCTCTTGGCTTGGGAGGCTTTTCCCAGCCAGTTAGCCAGCTCACCTTTCTACCAGAGTGGTGCCAGATATTATATCGTGACCGTCCATGTTCGTGTTATGTAAGACGATTGATATCTTATCAGCGTGTgtgacggttttccaacatcGCCCGCGGAACAACACGTCGATCGATGGTCGTCCGTCGCGCGGTGCCGTCGCTGTCGCAGGACAGGACAGAGTGATAATGACTTTGTCACTGCCCCCTTGATAAGCCTGGTTCTGTCGCGGGTAGGGGGGAAGAAGGCGACGTGAGCGTGCTGGTTAGAAAATTAAACACTATTTCCGTTCTAGACCGCACCGGTGCGCGCGGTATTAATAGAAATTTTAGTACCGCGTGCAATGCGCCGCGGTATTAGAAAAGAGCGCGGCAAATACACTCCTTCTCGACACCAAAAAGAGTGTCACACCGAGTGCGCCTATTAAAGATTGTGGCCTTCTCATCTGCTCGAATATGTGGCGGCGGCATGGGATGGGATTTCTCTTTACTCAAACTGGGGGTCACCGCGTGCTCGCTCTCTCCGATAGCTTCGCTTGCCACCACTACACAAACGGTCCGGcggtttcgtttccatttcagTTTTGGGAGATCATCTCCGATGAGCATGGCATCGATCCGACCGGACACTATCACGGTGACACGGACCTGCAGCTGGAGCGTATCGATGTGTACTACACCGAGGTGAATGGCAACAAGTATGTACCGCGGGCCGTACTGATCGATCTGGAACCCGGTACGATGGATTCCGTCCGACAGTCTCCATACGGTGCGCTGTTCCGTCCGGACAATTTCGTCTACGCTCAGTCGGGTGCCGGTATGTACCCCAAAAATACGCCAAAGTTCCGTTCCACATTACTAGCTCCCAATGATCCCATTCTCACCCTTTACCTCActcgttctttttctctttcgctgtcGCCTTGTTCCGCCTACTTTGACGTTCGTTTTAATAATGCTGTTCTACCGTTAGGTAATAACTGGGCCAAGGGTCACTACACCGAGGGTGCCGAGCTGGTGGACAATGTGCTGGATGTGATCCGGAAGGAGACGGAGAATTGTGATTGTCTCCAGGGCTTCCAGCTGGCACACTCGTTGGGCGGTGGTACCGGTTCCGGTATGGGTACCCTGTTGATCTCGAAGATCCGCGAGGAGTACCCCGATCGTATTATGAACACCTTCTCCGTCGTTCCATCACCGAAGGTAAGTAGAAGGTGGGGCAATGGGGGTTTGGGTGTTCCTTCATTATTTTGGGGCAACTCACCCGTCTATCTGCGGACCATTGTGGACCCGGTAACCGGATTCTGTTACGCCAGATTCCCGGAAACGGGAACAACATCCTGTCTGATGGTAATACCATTCTCCATTCTTGGCATGTCTTTCTTCCGCATTTTGCTTCCACGTGAACCCGCCCGCAGGTGTCCGATACTGTAGTAGAGCCGTACAATGCAACGCTCTCCATTCACCAGTTGGTCGAAAACACGGACGATACGTTCTGTATCGACAATGAAGCACTGTACGATATCTGCTTCCGTACGCTTAAGCTCACCTCTCCCACATACGGGGACCTCAATCATTTAGTATCCGTAAGTATCCGTGACCAGTCCGTTGATTCTTGtgttccctttccttcccaccacccccgcacccgttcgctcgttcgtgcgTTCATCCGCGTAGGTGTCAGACGTAGTGCTGGAGCCATACAACGCTACCTTATCCATGCACCAGCTCATCGAAGCGTCCGATCAGACGAACTGTATCGATAACGAAGCATTGTATGACATCTGCTTTAGAACGCTTAGGATTTTCAATCCGACATATCCCGACTTGAATCACTTGATCGCCGTAAGTAACTACTAGGATCCACCTACAATCTCTGGGCAGGTGATCCGAGACGCCCACACATCCTCTGTAACAGCTGCTCTGTCTCTGACTTCCTCTTCATTTCGCTGTTCTCCACCATGTTTTCGGCATGTTCATGGATACTAATCGGGATTTTGCTCGCTACTAGGTGACAATGTCCGGAGTGACGACATGCTTACGATTCCCGGGACAGCTGAACGCGGATCTGCGCAAGCTGGCCGTCAATATGGTACCGTTCCCTCGGTTACATTTCTTCATGCCAGGCTTTGCGCCACTGACCGCCAAGGGTTCACAGCAGTACCGTGCGCTGACCGTACCGGAGTTGACCGCGCAAATGTTTGACGCCAAAAACATGATGACGGCGTGCGATCCTCGTCATGGCCGCTACCTAACTTGTGCTGCAATCTTCCGAGGTAAGCGAGGCGTGTGTGTAACGATCGCAATCGCAGCGATGCTAATGCACTCTCCGCGCTCAATACCATCCGCAGGGGCAATGTCGATGAAGGAAGTCGATCAGCAGATGCTAAACATCCAGAGCAAGTACAGTGGGTACTTTGTCGAGTGGATTCCAAACAACGTCAAGGTGGCCGTTTGCGACATTGCGCCCCGGGGGTTGAAGATGTCGGCCACGTTCATCGGCAACACGACCGCGATACAGGAGATCTTCAAGCGCATCTCCGAACAGTTCACGGCCATGTTCAGACGGAAGGCGTTCCTGCACTGGTACACCGGCGAGGGTATGGATGAGATGGAGTTCACCGAGGCCGAATCGAACATGAACGATCTCATCTCGGAGTACCAACAGTATCAGGATGCGGCGGTCGAGGATTACGATGAGATGGAGGAAAttccggaggaggagcagcagcaacaggagtaGAAGAGATTTGTGCACGGGTTCACCAGTAGGCAGAACTGGTGTGGCCACCAGTGCCTACTACCTACCGATCGTCGGTCCATGCAAGGGAGCCTCGTACCGTATTGCGAAGCTATATTTTATCGGGAAACCAAATTGTTGGCCATATTGTCACGATGAGGAACTACTACAACTAGCGGACGGTTGTTGGATACAATACAATAAATTCCAATTATCAACGTACCGATTTCGATCAATTCTAGGTACAACATGCCTGCttgttgccattttgtgtgccGATGATGTGGTAACGGAACCACGTAATCTTTTGATAAACTCAAACATCCTTCTACCACTGATAATGTGACATTGATTACTCATCATCTTATACCACTCCTCACTTCCAACTGTGCGATGTGAAAAGAAGATTAGATAAAATGGAGGCTTTGGAGGCTTTCCTTCCTGCTTGCGTGCATTCGAAAGGGTGCGAAACGTAATCTACGCTATCGTTTGAAGCACATAAGGAGGAGGGTatttaaaacaataataacGGTATTCCGAATTAGATCCCGTGTTCAAGCCCCACCATGTTTAGTGCCtatgaaaaaaaatggtgtacTAGCTGACAACACTGGCAAAGCAAGCAGAGAGTAACCAACGGGAGTGTCTTTCTGAGTTTCCTTTTGACGACAACTGTTAAACGGATCATTGTCGCCAAAGCAACACTCAAGGTATGTACAGTACACTAGATCGACTTCGaagattttttctttctttaactCAAGTTAAACTATGGGATGCTTCAAACTGGCATACTAGGACAGCCTTGCTTAGCAAGACTTTACATCTACCTTTATTTTTTATCGAATTTAATTCATTCCAAGATCTAGAGAATGATCTTGCTATCTAGGTTCTACTTTACATTATTGGGCCTTGGTTTGGTCAGCTATGGGTAAAATACTACAACTAGTTTGGTTCACTCGTAGACACCGGAAACAGAAGCATCCACCACTAGCGTCGCACTGTCGCTTAGCGTACCGGCGTGCGACAAGTAAATGCCGAAGCGCATCTTGCCACCAAACTCGCGACAGATAGTGCGCAACGGTTCGGCCGTCTTCTTCCCCGTCGCTTGATCGATGCAAATCATCTGACAACGAGTGCACGGCCCATCGACACCAAACTGCCGCTTGCCAATCGTCACTCCACTCCAGTCCGCTTCCTCGAGCGGACGTGAGGTTTCAATGATTAAATTCCCTCGGAACCGATCGACCAACGAATCGATCGTCGGTGGATTggccccatcatcatccacgtcCCCCCAGTCGTCGACCGCATCACTCAGCCAGC
This sequence is a window from Anopheles darlingi chromosome 3, idAnoDarlMG_H_01, whole genome shotgun sequence. Protein-coding genes within it:
- the LOC125956386 gene encoding tubulin beta chain-like isoform X1, producing MREIVHLQAGQCGNQIGSKFWEIISDEHGIDPTGHYHGDTDLQLERIDVYYTEVNGNKYVPRAVLIDLEPGTMDSVRQSPYGALFRPDNFVYAQSGAGNNWAKGHYTEGAELVDNVLDVIRKETENCDCLQGFQLAHSLGGGTGSGMGTLLISKIREEYPDRIMNTFSVVPSPKVSDTVVEPYNATLSIHQLVENTDDTFCIDNEALYDICFRTLKLTSPTYGDLNHLVSVTMSGVTTCLRFPGQLNADLRKLAVNMVPFPRLHFFMPGFAPLTAKGSQQYRALTVPELTAQMFDAKNMMTACDPRHGRYLTCAAIFRGAMSMKEVDQQMLNIQSKYSGYFVEWIPNNVKVAVCDIAPRGLKMSATFIGNTTAIQEIFKRISEQFTAMFRRKAFLHWYTGEGMDEMEFTEAESNMNDLISEYQQYQDAAVEDYDEMEEIPEEEQQQQE
- the LOC125956386 gene encoding tubulin beta chain-like isoform X2, with the translated sequence MREIVHLQAGQCGNQIGSKFWEIISDEHGIDPTGHYHGDTDLQLERIDVYYTEVNGNKYVPRAVLIDLEPGTMDSVRQSPYGALFRPDNFVYAQSGAGNNWAKGHYTEGAELVDNVLDVIRKETENCDCLQGFQLAHSLGGGTGSGMGTLLISKIREEYPDRIMNTFSVVPSPKVSDVVLEPYNATLSMHQLIEASDQTNCIDNEALYDICFRTLRIFNPTYPDLNHLIAVTMSGVTTCLRFPGQLNADLRKLAVNMVPFPRLHFFMPGFAPLTAKGSQQYRALTVPELTAQMFDAKNMMTACDPRHGRYLTCAAIFRGAMSMKEVDQQMLNIQSKYSGYFVEWIPNNVKVAVCDIAPRGLKMSATFIGNTTAIQEIFKRISEQFTAMFRRKAFLHWYTGEGMDEMEFTEAESNMNDLISEYQQYQDAAVEDYDEMEEIPEEEQQQQE